The Patescibacteria group bacterium genome contains the following window.
AGTTATAATGCTGGCAGTGGCGGCAACAGAGTGACGATTCTTCAAAACGGCAACGTGGGGATTGGGCCGACAAATCCGAGCGAGAAGTTGGAAGTATCTGGAAATATAAAAGCTTCGGGTACGATTTGTGATAGTGTTGGCTGTATTGGTGGCGGTGTTGCTGGTGGTGGTAAAACCGGCCCAACCCTGATCGTGGCTGCTAATGATTCCAATGACAAAACCAGGGCGGATTATGTCTGTGATGGGACAGATGATGAAGTCCAGATTAATCAGGCAATTAGCGCCCTTCCCGCGGCAGGCGGGACCGTGTATCTGCTTGAGGGAACTTATGTAGTTAATCCTCAGACCTTGATTTCTGGGACAACCTACTATGCTATTAGTTTGAATTCAAATGTGGCTCTTATTGGTTCAGGCGCAGGAACCGTGATAAAATTAAAGGATAGCTGGAACGGCAATGGCCGCCTTATAAATGCTAATACAAAAAACTCAATCCTATTGCAGAACTTCAAGATTGATGGGAACAAGGGCGGTCAGTCAGGAGGAAGTCAAGATGGCATTGTGTTCACCACTGTCACTAAATCCAAGATTAATAAACTCTGGGTAGAGAATGTTGATGTAGAGGGCATTGCTTTTAAATCCTCTTCTAATAACAATATCATTTCTAGCTGCCATTTTGTTTCTAACAGTGGCAGCGCTATTGATTTTACCTCCGGGTCTTATAACATCATATCCGGCAATAATATTCAGTCAAGCGGCGGCAGCGCTATTGATTTTACCTCCGGGTCTTATAACATCATATCCGGCAATAATATTCAGTCAAGCGGCGGCAGGGCTATTGAGCTTAAGGGCAGTGGCAATGATTATAACATCATTTCCGGCAATAATATTCAGTCAAGTAGCAATGCCGGGATAGATATTTGTGGCGGCGCTGATTACAATACCGTCTCTAATAATAATGTTTCTGCTAATGCGCGCGGTATAGTTATTTATAACAGTAGTGACAGTAATACCATTTCCGATAATGTTATTGTCTCGAATAGTTCATACGGTATCCAAGTGCATACTGGGAATTATAATGCCATTGTTGGCAATACGCTTAATAATAATGGCGGAACCGGCACTGCTTCTTCTATACATCTGGATACAGCGGATACCACTCTTATTTCATCCAATAATATCTATGATTCAGCAGGCACTGGCTATGCAATCAAGATTGGCGCTGGCGCCGATAACAACATCCTGGTCGGCAACCGCTATTCCGGCACAGGCGCTTCTTCAATCAAAGATCAAGGCATTAACACGATCTACAACGCCCAGCTAGCTGGCTCGTCAGGAAGCGACTTGATACTTAAAAGCTCCGGCAACGTCGGCATCAACACAACAGCCCCCGCGGCTAAATTAGTAGTCAAGGGGGATATGACCGCCTCTAAGGTCAATAAGGTAATCGTGGTGGATGGGGTCACCTATAGTGCGGATGGCTCGGGGATTCAAGCGGCCATCAATGCCTTGCCAGCTGGAGGCGGCAAAGTCTTTCTGCCTGAAGGAACCTATACGATTAGCGCAACTTTAACCCTGGCCTCCAATGTTATCCTGGAGGGTGCAGGTAAGACCGCCACTATCCTCAATCTGGCTAATGGAGTTAATGCCGCGGTTATCTCGGCTACAAATGCCAGCAACATCCGCATCGCCCTTTTAAAGATAGATGCCAACAATACCAACAATAACTGCAGCCACTGCCATGGCCTTTATTTAACTAACGTGGATTACTCCACCATCGACAATATCTGGTTAGAGGACTGTGAGGACGATGCTATCTACTTCTATAGTGGCTCCAATAACAACGCGGTGACCAACTCTACCTTCAATGCCAATGCCGAGAGTGCTATTCATGTCTACTCTTCATCCTATAACACTATTGCCAACAACAATGTAGTTTCCAATGGCGACCGGGCGATTGAGCTTTATCCTTCCTCTACCTATAATACGGTTTTGGGAAACATTCTGAATTCTAACTCCGGCACTGCCGTCCATCTTTGCGCTTCATCGAATTATAACGTCGTCGGCGATAATGTGATTAAAGGTAACAGAAACGGGATAACACTAGATAGGGGGTGCCATAACAATACTATTACCGGAAACAACCTTAGCGCCAATACAGGTTACGGTATTGCGCTTACTTCTTGTGGCGGAGATAATAATGTGATTTCCAACAATGTTATCTATGATAATGGTGCCGCCGGCGGTTATTCTGGCATCTATTTAGCCAATACGAATGATGGCTCAGACAACAATATTATTGCCTCCAATGTTATCTACGATTCCGCAGGGACTGGATACGCCATAAATATCTCTGGCTCCTATAATGATAACAATGTCCTTGTTGGCAACCGAATCACCGGGTTTGCCTGGACCACAAGCAAGATTAGAGACCTAGGCGCAGCCACCATCTATAATGCCCAGTTAGTGGAGGACCACTTGGTGCTTAAACCCACTGGCAACGTCGGCATCGGAACAGCAAAACCAACTAATAGCAGATTGGTTATTGAAGGTGATGGCGGCGGTTCTTATCAGGGACAATCAGGCTATGACGTTTCCATTGAAGGTAAATTGTATGTTACCGCCGGTTGTGCTGGAGATATTACTTGTTCAGATATTGCGGAATTTATATCAGCGCCAAAGGATGAGCCGTTTGAATCCGGAGATGTGGTTATTATTAATCCTGGTTCCAAAGAGTATGTCACAAAATCATATAAGCCATTTGATTCACGGGTTGCTGGTATCTTTTCTGCCCAGCCAGGTTTGTTAATAAGAGGAGGGGAGGGCATGAGTTTTGGTAATCCTGATTTTAGCAAGCACGGTGCTTTTGAGCATAATGGCTCCATACCCCTAGCTTTAGCCGGTCAAGTCCCAGTCAAAGTCACAAGTAAAAATGGTTTTATTAAGAAAGGGGACTTGCTTACAACCTCTTCAATCCCCGGCCATGCGATGAAATTTGCCTTGTTAGAGTTTACTGGCGAAGAGTCTTCGCAAGAATTGGCTAATAAACTCAATAAAAATGAACAAAGGAGAAATTCAATCCTTGGCAAAGCCCTGGAAGCCTGTTATGAGATTACTTGTAAAATCATGGTTTTGGTGACTTTACAATGATATATATATTTGCTTAAAATTATAATGGGTGCTAAAATAAGAAACCAAAGTTAATTATTAATTTGGGAGGTGAGGAGTCTTTACCGTGACATTTAAAACTTATGGAAACTTTAAATAATTATACTCAAAACTAAAATGAAGTGTTGAAATTAAACTTTAAAATGGTTATAATATAATAAACTCATGAACAACCAACTTACAAAAAATATAACTTTACCAAAAATCTTGATTCGCAAACAGCAAGGGGTGGTAGTTTTGCCTTTGAGAGAGTACAAAGAGTTTTTGAGGTATGAGCTGAAAAAAGAAAATATTGATGAAATTGTCGAGGAAGGACTAAAAGAAGAAAAAGCAGGAAAGACTGAATCAATGGAGAGCTTTCTTAAGAGAGATCACCCAAAACTATATGAAAAACATTATAGAGATTAAGGTTGGTTCTCGATATAAAAAATCGTTTAGGAGGCTTTCTTTGAGGATACAAAAAGAAGCTCTCCAAAAAATAAATATTTTTAGAGTC
Protein-coding sequences here:
- a CDS encoding right-handed parallel beta-helix repeat-containing protein, encoding MLKTTILKILKHPRVVFLMIVLLLVLGSLIKAVTAAWTEPTADPPDENVAAPINISDIAQYKKGALSIGVDVLPVETLEVADITGGTARVRISDIVQNPELQLQYGSGPDEHWAIYSNQDNADSLNIWSYNAGSGGNRVTILQNGNVGIGPTNPSEKLEVSGNIKASGTICDSVGCIGGGVAGGGKTGPTLIVAANDSNDKTRADYVCDGTDDEVQINQAISALPAAGGTVYLLEGTYVVNPQTLISGTTYYAISLNSNVALIGSGAGTVIKLKDSWNGNGRLINANTKNSILLQNFKIDGNKGGQSGGSQDGIVFTTVTKSKINKLWVENVDVEGIAFKSSSNNNIISSCHFVSNSGSAIDFTSGSYNIISGNNIQSSGGSAIDFTSGSYNIISGNNIQSSGGRAIELKGSGNDYNIISGNNIQSSSNAGIDICGGADYNTVSNNNVSANARGIVIYNSSDSNTISDNVIVSNSSYGIQVHTGNYNAIVGNTLNNNGGTGTASSIHLDTADTTLISSNNIYDSAGTGYAIKIGAGADNNILVGNRYSGTGASSIKDQGINTIYNAQLAGSSGSDLILKSSGNVGINTTAPAAKLVVKGDMTASKVNKVIVVDGVTYSADGSGIQAAINALPAGGGKVFLPEGTYTISATLTLASNVILEGAGKTATILNLANGVNAAVISATNASNIRIALLKIDANNTNNNCSHCHGLYLTNVDYSTIDNIWLEDCEDDAIYFYSGSNNNAVTNSTFNANAESAIHVYSSSYNTIANNNVVSNGDRAIELYPSSTYNTVLGNILNSNSGTAVHLCASSNYNVVGDNVIKGNRNGITLDRGCHNNTITGNNLSANTGYGIALTSCGGDNNVISNNVIYDNGAAGGYSGIYLANTNDGSDNNIIASNVIYDSAGTGYAINISGSYNDNNVLVGNRITGFAWTTSKIRDLGAATIYNAQLVEDHLVLKPTGNVGIGTAKPTNSRLVIEGDGGGSYQGQSGYDVSIEGKLYVTAGCAGDITCSDIAEFISAPKDEPFESGDVVIINPGSKEYVTKSYKPFDSRVAGIFSAQPGLLIRGGEGMSFGNPDFSKHGAFEHNGSIPLALAGQVPVKVTSKNGFIKKGDLLTTSSIPGHAMKFALLEFTGEESSQELANKLNKNEQRRNSILGKALEACYEITCKIMVLVTLQ